In Methanooceanicella nereidis, a single window of DNA contains:
- a CDS encoding NAD-dependent malic enzyme, with protein MDLNGNRITKRGIELLQDPTLNKSTAFTEEERQARGLVGLIPDVIETEETQINRVMQQLNDNSSDLDRYIYLISLLDNDETLFYKVVMSDPAHFLPVIYSPTIGEACLKFGHIFQRPRGMYISIRRKGHVKEILRNWPEKDVRFICVTDGERILGLGDLGANGMGIPIGKLQLYTACAAVPPHVLLPVFLDMGTNNRDCINDPLYLGIRQTRPPAEEIYEFTDEFMSAVQEVFPQCCIHFEDWGGVDAINLLERYRENYCCFNDDIQGTSGVILAGIINALKIAGSRLKDQRILFLGAGSAAIGIADLIVSAMMQDGLTKEEAVSRIWLFDTKGLVESSRSKVKSFQKPYAHTHTPTRDFAEAIGSVKPTAIIGVSTTGKAFNRRVIETMATINDRPIIFALSNPTDHAECTPDEAYEWSRGRAIYAAGIQFPPVEYNGKKFVPSQANNMYVYPAIGMAVYATQAKRITDDMFIAAAHAVAEQVTQAELDSGKIYPHQSNILETELYTATKVAEVIFDKSLAGVDRPENIRAFIESHAYKPEYKSLM; from the coding sequence ATGGATTTAAACGGAAACCGAATCACAAAACGCGGGATCGAGCTCTTACAGGATCCGACGCTCAATAAATCCACCGCATTCACAGAGGAGGAACGTCAGGCAAGAGGCCTGGTCGGTCTTATCCCCGACGTTATCGAGACAGAAGAGACACAGATAAACCGCGTGATGCAGCAGCTCAACGATAATTCCTCCGACCTAGACCGGTACATCTACCTTATTTCACTTCTCGATAACGACGAGACATTATTTTACAAGGTGGTCATGTCAGACCCCGCGCATTTCCTGCCGGTAATTTACAGCCCGACGATAGGCGAGGCATGCTTGAAGTTCGGCCACATTTTCCAGCGGCCTCGCGGCATGTATATCTCGATCAGGCGCAAAGGCCATGTAAAGGAGATACTTCGCAACTGGCCGGAAAAAGACGTCCGGTTCATATGCGTAACGGACGGCGAGCGAATACTCGGCCTCGGCGACCTGGGCGCTAACGGAATGGGTATACCCATAGGAAAATTACAGCTATACACCGCCTGTGCAGCAGTGCCGCCCCACGTCCTTCTTCCGGTGTTCCTGGATATGGGAACGAATAACCGCGATTGCATTAACGATCCGCTGTATCTCGGCATCCGCCAGACAAGGCCCCCGGCTGAAGAGATATATGAGTTCACGGACGAGTTCATGTCCGCAGTGCAGGAAGTTTTTCCCCAGTGCTGCATCCATTTCGAGGACTGGGGAGGTGTCGATGCCATTAACCTTCTGGAGCGATACCGTGAGAACTATTGCTGTTTTAACGATGACATACAGGGCACTTCAGGCGTCATACTGGCCGGCATCATCAACGCGCTTAAGATCGCCGGCAGCAGGCTGAAAGACCAGAGGATATTGTTCCTTGGAGCCGGCTCTGCGGCCATCGGGATCGCCGATCTTATCGTCTCTGCCATGATGCAGGACGGGCTGACGAAGGAAGAAGCGGTCTCCCGCATATGGCTCTTCGATACCAAAGGCCTGGTAGAGTCAAGCCGATCGAAGGTAAAGAGCTTTCAGAAGCCTTATGCGCATACACATACGCCAACCAGGGATTTCGCCGAGGCGATCGGGTCCGTCAAGCCTACTGCGATAATCGGCGTGAGCACTACAGGTAAAGCCTTCAACAGGCGTGTTATCGAGACCATGGCCACTATTAATGATCGCCCCATTATTTTCGCGCTGTCGAATCCTACGGACCATGCGGAATGTACTCCTGACGAGGCGTACGAATGGTCCCGGGGCCGTGCCATTTATGCTGCCGGCATTCAGTTCCCGCCAGTAGAGTATAACGGTAAAAAATTCGTTCCCAGCCAGGCAAACAACATGTATGTTTATCCTGCTATCGGAATGGCGGTGTATGCCACTCAGGCAAAGCGTATCACTGACGATATGTTCATTGCTGCTGCTCATGCAGTTGCCGAACAGGTCACGCAGGCCGAACTTGACTCAGGAAAGATTTACCCGCACCAGTCGAATATTCTGGAGACAGAGCTATATACGGCGACGAAAGTGGCAGAGGTCATCTTCGATAAAAGCCTCGCGGGAGTGGACAGGCCTGAGAATATACGCGCATTCATTGAATCGCATGCATATAAGCCTGAATACAAGAGCCTGATGTAA
- a CDS encoding histidine kinase N-terminal 7TM domain-containing protein — MILDLSLNSLGYIIISIMAAILGHYTWKRRKVPGGTYFSILMAAVSFWALVTMGEPAAMSEDVSEMFSLLSYISVTWAGPLWLLFVLDYGYRDRWPITKKTMLICVVPVIIILLAITNELHGLIWLRPGHQDLVVFNHGAGLWANFIYTYILLLAGFVLLIWTVIRSYKKNFLKAAALLLGTMMPMITSIFWMVRFNPWADIDITPVAMGITILLYTWSIFGQRLFDIKPVAREVLVNSMADGVMVLSNEGDIVDLNPAAMKMLGAAESSIEQPVDTVLTKWPELVDYCRSDKEGSSEILINGHQEPSWIEIHTSPLCGGSGKYYGRLITLRDITKRKLAEEEIKRSNESLQAEVIERTHIEEALRLSNEALHAEIAERKRAEECLEISLKEKELLLKEIHHRVKNNLQIISSLMSLQALNTINENTSAHLRDTQGRIKSMALIHERLYLSRDLARIDFKEYVRSLIVSLKRSYALYPGIEVDTDIDNVFLDIDTAIPCGLIINELVSNSLKYAFKDTGSGRICVSMCCENDLYRLVVSDDGVGLPAGMDFRNTDSLGLQLVVTLTEQLKGNIEYPDRKGATFIITFNKNKE; from the coding sequence TTGATCCTTGATTTATCGCTCAATAGTCTAGGCTATATTATTATATCCATCATGGCCGCTATACTGGGACATTATACATGGAAGCGCCGTAAAGTCCCCGGCGGAACCTATTTTTCAATATTGATGGCCGCAGTTTCCTTTTGGGCGCTTGTGACCATGGGGGAACCTGCCGCAATGAGTGAGGACGTCAGTGAAATGTTCTCGCTGCTATCATACATATCGGTCACATGGGCAGGCCCGCTGTGGCTGTTATTTGTCCTTGATTACGGATATCGCGATCGCTGGCCTATAACAAAGAAAACTATGCTGATCTGTGTCGTACCTGTAATTATAATCCTACTTGCGATAACGAACGAATTGCATGGGCTTATATGGCTAAGACCAGGGCATCAAGACCTGGTGGTCTTTAACCATGGCGCCGGCCTGTGGGCCAATTTTATATACACCTATATACTCTTGCTTGCAGGGTTCGTGTTACTGATATGGACCGTAATAAGATCCTATAAAAAGAATTTCCTTAAGGCTGCGGCGTTATTGCTGGGCACGATGATGCCGATGATAACGAGCATATTCTGGATGGTGAGGTTCAATCCCTGGGCTGACATAGATATTACGCCCGTCGCCATGGGCATTACGATCTTGCTTTACACCTGGAGTATTTTCGGGCAGCGGCTGTTTGATATCAAGCCGGTGGCAAGAGAGGTCCTGGTCAACAGTATGGCCGACGGTGTGATGGTATTAAGCAATGAGGGAGATATCGTCGATCTGAATCCTGCCGCAATGAAGATGCTCGGAGCTGCGGAGTCTTCGATCGAGCAGCCTGTAGATACCGTTCTGACGAAATGGCCTGAGCTCGTCGATTATTGCCGCAGTGACAAAGAGGGGTCTTCAGAGATATTGATCAACGGCCATCAAGAACCATCATGGATCGAGATACATACATCTCCTCTATGCGGCGGCAGCGGAAAGTATTACGGCAGGCTTATCACCTTGCGGGATATTACAAAACGCAAGCTCGCAGAAGAGGAGATAAAGCGGTCGAACGAGTCACTTCAGGCCGAGGTGATCGAAAGGACGCATATCGAAGAAGCGCTACGGCTGTCCAACGAGGCATTACATGCGGAAATAGCAGAACGTAAGCGCGCCGAAGAGTGCCTTGAGATATCTTTGAAAGAAAAGGAGCTACTGCTTAAAGAGATACACCACAGGGTAAAGAACAACCTTCAGATCATTTCCAGTCTCATGAGCCTGCAGGCACTGAATACGATCAATGAAAATACCAGCGCACACCTGAGAGACACTCAGGGCCGTATCAAGTCCATGGCCTTGATCCATGAGAGACTTTACCTGTCCAGAGACCTGGCCCGGATCGACTTCAAGGAGTATGTCAGAAGCCTTATCGTATCTTTAAAGCGCTCTTATGCACTTTACCCGGGCATTGAGGTCGATACGGACATAGATAATGTCTTCCTGGATATCGATACCGCCATCCCCTGCGGCCTGATAATTAACGAACTGGTCTCTAACAGCCTGAAGTATGCGTTTAAAGATACGGGATCCGGCAGAATTTGCGTGTCAATGTGTTGCGAGAATGACCTGTACAGGCTTGTCGTAAGCGATGACGGCGTAGGATTGCCCGCAGGCATGGATTTCCGGAATACTGATTCGCTGGGCTTGCAGCTTGTGGTCACTCTGACAGAACAGCTTAAAGGGAATATAGAGTACCCTGATCGTAAAGGGGCTACGTTCATAATCACTTTTAATAAAAATAAGGAGTAA
- a CDS encoding flavodoxin family protein, producing MKIGIIVHSQTGNTFTVAQKLQDKLSTAGHSVNIERIAPAGGEQRDAKNIRFDKLPDLSAYDALVLGAPVQAFSVSPVMAAYLKQLPSLQGKKIACFVTKGLPFYWTGGNRAISQMKKACESRGGTVGATGIVIWKKTGVEKNIEDVVEKLSGSF from the coding sequence ATGAAAATCGGTATCATTGTTCATTCTCAGACAGGTAATACGTTTACAGTGGCACAAAAGCTTCAGGATAAGCTATCAACGGCAGGGCATTCGGTAAATATTGAACGTATAGCTCCCGCGGGCGGCGAACAAAGAGACGCAAAGAACATCCGGTTCGATAAGCTTCCGGACCTAAGCGCATACGACGCCCTGGTATTAGGCGCTCCAGTACAGGCATTTTCTGTTTCGCCCGTGATGGCGGCATATCTGAAACAGCTTCCATCGCTTCAAGGTAAAAAGATCGCATGTTTTGTCACTAAAGGCCTGCCCTTTTACTGGACGGGCGGGAACCGTGCCATCTCTCAGATGAAAAAAGCCTGCGAATCCAGAGGCGGAACAGTGGGCGCTACGGGGATAGTGATCTGGAAGAAGACGGGCGTCGAGAAAAATATCGAAGATGTGGTAGAAAAATTGAGCGGATCATTTTAA
- a CDS encoding nitrogen fixation protein NifH: MSDWRSVLNGDPVDWLLEKENPSVRYFTLRDILDRPENDPEVTDAKQDIMKTGIVPAILEKQDDEGYWVDPKRFYTAKYTGTVWQVIILAELGAGEKDSRVKKACEFILNNSQDRESGGFSMSVSVKNGGGRHSEVIPCLTGNMVRSLIRLGFLDDPRLQDGIKWITTYQRFDDGITALPTGWPYDRSDACWGKHTCHMGVVKALKALAEIPENERSADVKTTIENGMEYLLIHHIYKKSHDLSRVSKPGWKKLGFPLMYQTDILEILGILTGLGCRDDRMQDAMDILISKQDKHGKWVLENTFNGRFQVDIEQKGKQSKWVTLNAIRVIKEYY, encoded by the coding sequence ATGAGTGATTGGAGATCCGTCCTGAACGGCGATCCCGTTGACTGGCTGCTAGAAAAGGAAAACCCTTCTGTCAGGTATTTTACTTTACGTGATATTTTAGATAGGCCTGAGAACGATCCCGAAGTAACGGATGCTAAACAGGATATCATGAAGACCGGCATTGTGCCGGCAATCTTAGAGAAACAGGACGATGAAGGATACTGGGTTGACCCTAAGCGATTTTACACGGCCAAGTATACGGGGACCGTATGGCAGGTCATTATCCTTGCAGAACTCGGGGCAGGCGAAAAGGATTCCCGGGTCAAAAAAGCATGCGAGTTCATTCTAAATAATTCACAGGACAGGGAAAGCGGCGGTTTCTCCATGTCGGTTAGCGTAAAAAACGGCGGAGGCAGGCACAGCGAAGTTATTCCCTGTCTGACCGGTAATATGGTCCGGAGCCTGATAAGGCTAGGATTTTTAGACGACCCGCGTCTTCAGGACGGGATCAAGTGGATCACGACATATCAGCGTTTCGATGATGGAATAACAGCACTCCCGACAGGCTGGCCCTATGATCGATCTGATGCATGCTGGGGAAAACACACCTGCCACATGGGTGTAGTAAAGGCGTTAAAGGCACTGGCGGAAATCCCTGAGAATGAACGGTCCGCTGATGTGAAAACGACTATAGAAAACGGTATGGAATACCTGCTCATCCATCATATATACAAAAAAAGCCATGATTTGAGCCGTGTTTCAAAACCCGGCTGGAAGAAGTTAGGGTTCCCGCTGATGTATCAAACGGACATTCTGGAGATCCTGGGGATATTGACCGGCCTTGGCTGCAGGGATGATAGAATGCAGGATGCAATGGACATTTTGATATCTAAGCAGGACAAGCATGGCAAATGGGTACTGGAAAATACTTTTAACGGTCGTTTCCAGGTAGACATCGAACAAAAAGGCAAACAGAGCAAATGGGTCACCTTAAACGCTATACGGGTCATAAAGGAGTATTACTGA
- a CDS encoding PAS domain-containing protein: MSVSILSIILGLFNERGGPKIQDISTMPSSTERGTDCCEIVENANSIILTWDTQGKIMYMNKFGQQFFGYTSDELVGKSIIGKILPEMSRPGKSSADMIKDILKNPEQYVSNDADENIKKSGERVRLLWSNKVIRNRKGDIVKIISVGNVPKEYL, from the coding sequence ATGTCAGTGAGTATATTGTCGATCATTCTTGGATTGTTCAATGAACGAGGCGGTCCGAAAATTCAGGATATAAGCACAATGCCGTCCTCGACGGAAAGAGGAACGGACTGCTGCGAGATAGTCGAAAACGCCAACAGTATCATCTTGACCTGGGATACTCAGGGAAAGATCATGTACATGAACAAGTTCGGGCAGCAATTTTTCGGCTATACCAGCGACGAGTTAGTCGGGAAAAGCATAATCGGTAAGATCCTTCCTGAGATGTCACGTCCGGGAAAAAGTTCCGCTGACATGATCAAAGATATTCTTAAAAATCCGGAGCAGTACGTTTCGAATGATGCAGATGAGAATATCAAGAAAAGCGGTGAGCGAGTCAGGCTCCTGTGGTCAAATAAAGTGATAAGGAACAGGAAAGGAGATATCGTCAAGATAATATCGGTCGGAAATGTCCCGAAAGAATATCTCTGA
- a CDS encoding YkgJ family cysteine cluster protein — protein sequence MRVHDTFECEMCGQCCANQDLVQLTTFELYRLAEHLGMSPVEFFNEYCELGATNLNPEVHMYIRTIDHACPFLKDGLCSVHGARPFACRAYPMRAYRTKVSDMKAFVHEKYPMLESTCGLNKLDNDDVLLGDLELLIDQTISYWVDDAYYNLISTEGAVDMSIPYSAAQHYMDDTAVRGIAKKYLEDPGDVFAQLNTEILYSRIAMSLQALVWGSGISILDPPSHMSVGEGGCMGKYLVLKTNVDAYTALRSLVESGNMDVARTFAISLKILPDIYLINALHGSSAGKAVIGFQFEVDKETLEKVTQNGTMPLYVFFLPENSEETQAVGFSLSVNV from the coding sequence ATGCGTGTTCATGATACGTTCGAATGTGAGATGTGCGGCCAGTGCTGCGCCAACCAGGATCTCGTGCAATTAACGACCTTTGAGCTTTACAGGCTTGCGGAGCACCTGGGTATGTCCCCGGTCGAGTTTTTCAATGAATACTGTGAGCTCGGGGCTACTAACCTTAATCCCGAAGTGCATATGTATATCCGGACAATAGATCATGCCTGCCCGTTCTTGAAGGATGGGCTGTGTAGCGTCCATGGGGCAAGGCCGTTCGCATGCAGGGCTTATCCAATGAGGGCGTACAGGACAAAAGTATCGGATATGAAGGCGTTCGTGCATGAAAAATACCCGATGCTCGAGTCTACATGCGGACTTAATAAACTGGATAACGATGACGTACTTTTAGGGGATCTGGAATTACTTATTGACCAGACGATCTCTTACTGGGTGGACGACGCTTACTATAACCTGATAAGCACGGAGGGCGCTGTCGACATGTCCATACCCTATAGCGCGGCACAGCACTATATGGATGACACTGCCGTCAGGGGGATCGCAAAAAAATATCTCGAGGACCCCGGGGATGTTTTCGCCCAGCTTAACACTGAGATCCTTTATTCGCGTATAGCGATGTCTTTACAGGCTCTCGTATGGGGTTCGGGCATTTCGATACTGGACCCGCCATCGCATATGTCGGTCGGAGAAGGCGGATGTATGGGAAAATACCTGGTGCTGAAAACTAACGTTGACGCATATACTGCTTTAAGGTCGCTTGTGGAAAGCGGCAACATGGATGTTGCCCGGACTTTTGCTATAAGCCTTAAGATTTTACCTGACATCTATCTGATCAATGCTTTACATGGCTCTTCTGCCGGGAAGGCCGTTATCGGCTTCCAGTTCGAGGTCGATAAAGAGACGCTTGAAAAAGTAACACAGAACGGGACTATGCCGCTTTATGTGTTCTTCCTGCCGGAGAACAGCGAAGAGACTCAGGCGGTAGGGTTTAGCCTGAGCGTCAATGTTTGA
- a CDS encoding SprT family zinc-dependent metalloprotease: MENDNDAKMQNLNEYLLDTRERFCAINSDYFDNEIPDIMVRISDRLYSRIGYAHSNPLGIVLSSRYLEKYGWETLDEVLKHEIAHIYAYHFYGERGHRGENFREACKKMGVSPSARTNDLYVEREKWHYRCRNCGQTISTYRPLRSVEYCDSCDGTSDETMLIKVNKDQIDMPLNEFRKKVRPKINVYRCIKCGREVRRYKRWTEKHSCAVCNPDDFDNTCLMELVRNKA; encoded by the coding sequence ATGGAAAACGATAATGATGCAAAGATGCAGAACTTAAACGAATATTTGCTGGATACAAGAGAACGTTTTTGCGCAATTAACTCAGATTACTTTGATAACGAAATACCGGATATCATGGTGCGCATCAGCGACCGGCTTTACAGCCGCATTGGATATGCGCACAGCAATCCGCTGGGCATCGTGTTATCCTCAAGATATCTCGAGAAGTACGGGTGGGAGACACTTGACGAGGTCTTAAAACACGAGATAGCCCACATTTATGCCTATCATTTTTATGGAGAAAGAGGTCACCGCGGAGAGAATTTTAGGGAGGCGTGCAAGAAGATGGGGGTATCTCCGAGCGCCAGGACCAACGATCTTTACGTGGAACGGGAGAAATGGCATTACAGGTGCAGGAATTGCGGCCAGACTATCTCCACTTACAGGCCTCTGAGAAGCGTAGAGTATTGTGATTCATGCGACGGCACGTCTGATGAGACGATGCTCATCAAGGTCAACAAAGACCAGATCGACATGCCTCTTAACGAGTTCCGGAAAAAAGTCCGGCCCAAGATAAACGTTTACAGGTGTATAAAATGCGGCCGTGAAGTCAGGAGATATAAGCGCTGGACTGAAAAGCACTCCTGCGCCGTTTGTAACCCTGATGATTTCGACAACACCTGCCTGATGGAACTTGTCAGGAATAAAGCCTGA
- a CDS encoding sugar phosphate isomerase/epimerase family protein — MAMHSGLRLGFSTLALFMSPPDTWVETAMSDGFNALEILCEGPMWPREKKWETLKNMGDKNVEIYMHSPTIDLNPASVNRGIREETLKQLIESIEMAVEINAKFVTTHPGIVHKPMPRIREFCEQAAMQVLGEAGDRARSAGVTLSIENMPNRETYLCTDPVTLAEFQKKCGCGVTIDVGHAITCPEPQRFLEIDGISYLHVNDNDGLKDQHLCPGDGILDLGMLRGHDRMIIELSDYQKVLRARDNIRNALL, encoded by the coding sequence ATGGCGATGCATTCCGGTTTACGCCTGGGGTTTTCCACTCTTGCATTGTTCATGAGCCCACCGGATACCTGGGTAGAGACAGCTATGAGCGATGGTTTTAACGCGCTCGAGATACTCTGCGAGGGGCCTATGTGGCCAAGAGAAAAGAAGTGGGAAACTCTCAAAAATATGGGTGATAAAAATGTCGAGATTTACATGCATTCCCCGACCATCGACCTGAACCCGGCGAGCGTTAACCGGGGTATACGAGAGGAAACGCTAAAACAGCTAATAGAGTCGATAGAAATGGCTGTGGAGATAAACGCAAAGTTCGTGACCACCCATCCCGGCATAGTCCATAAGCCCATGCCGCGCATAAGGGAGTTTTGCGAACAGGCGGCCATGCAGGTGCTTGGCGAGGCCGGGGACCGCGCGAGGTCCGCGGGAGTTACGCTTTCCATAGAGAATATGCCGAACAGGGAGACCTATCTCTGTACCGATCCCGTGACACTGGCCGAGTTCCAGAAAAAATGCGGGTGCGGGGTGACCATTGATGTCGGCCACGCCATTACCTGTCCGGAGCCTCAAAGATTTTTAGAGATAGACGGGATCTCGTATCTCCATGTTAATGACAATGACGGCTTAAAGGACCAGCATCTCTGTCCAGGAGACGGTATTCTGGACCTGGGCATGCTCAGGGGACATGACCGCATGATAATCGAGCTAAGCGATTACCAGAAAGTGCTGCGCGCGCGGGATAACATCCGCAATGCCTTGCTTTAG
- a CDS encoding MFS transporter: MIRDYIEAVKKFSPNARMFLTSTFLSSLCIGITNVIFNLYILKLGYNERFLGLIIAATMIATGLFAFPAAQICDRIGCKKSLVISGLLTSVTMYLLYTVTSQEILLILSVMSGIFATVPAVISSPFLVQNSNADDRIYLFSVNFTLFLVATVLGTAVGGYLPQLWNMIFGIDGTGISSYRYTLFISLILATVSVLPLVFINDKKSACAKPRDIRVMIKKMAESDRVKKLVMISCLIGLGAGLIVPFFNVYFNRILAASPNEIGVIFALAQASMVIGAVAVPYLVKKFGKVKTISLTYMISIPFLIIMAISTNLFLVGSAYVLRMLFMNMSMPISNSFSMEIVKEDEMASVSSLTSMGSYISIAASTMIAGTLMSSGSYVLPYIAACGLYTAAALLYFRFFKKYEDSHAEPVKVNVETTSGS; encoded by the coding sequence TTGATACGCGACTACATTGAAGCCGTTAAGAAGTTTTCACCGAACGCACGAATGTTCCTGACCTCGACGTTCCTTTCATCGTTATGCATCGGGATCACCAACGTTATCTTCAACCTTTACATACTAAAGCTGGGATACAACGAAAGATTTTTAGGGCTGATCATCGCGGCGACCATGATCGCGACCGGCCTGTTCGCATTCCCGGCAGCCCAGATATGCGATCGTATCGGATGTAAGAAAAGCCTTGTAATCTCGGGATTACTGACCTCGGTGACAATGTACCTGCTATATACGGTCACGTCCCAGGAGATACTGCTTATCCTGAGCGTAATGAGCGGGATATTTGCGACCGTGCCGGCCGTCATATCCTCGCCGTTCCTTGTCCAGAACAGTAACGCCGACGACCGCATATACCTGTTCAGCGTCAACTTCACGCTGTTCCTTGTCGCGACAGTGCTGGGAACTGCCGTAGGCGGCTATCTGCCCCAGCTATGGAACATGATATTCGGCATAGACGGCACCGGCATCAGCTCATACCGATATACCCTGTTCATTTCGCTGATACTGGCGACGGTATCGGTGCTGCCTCTGGTGTTCATCAATGATAAAAAGAGCGCTTGCGCCAAGCCGCGGGACATCAGGGTCATGATAAAGAAGATGGCCGAGTCTGACCGGGTAAAAAAACTTGTCATGATAAGCTGTCTTATAGGCCTCGGGGCCGGGCTTATAGTGCCGTTCTTCAACGTCTACTTTAACAGGATACTGGCTGCCAGCCCCAATGAGATCGGAGTCATATTCGCACTTGCCCAGGCATCGATGGTGATTGGCGCCGTGGCTGTCCCTTACCTGGTCAAAAAGTTCGGGAAGGTCAAGACCATCTCGCTCACCTACATGATCTCAATACCGTTCCTTATAATAATGGCGATATCGACTAACCTGTTCCTGGTCGGTTCTGCATATGTGCTTAGGATGCTGTTCATGAACATGTCGATGCCCATAAGCAACAGCTTCTCTATGGAGATCGTAAAAGAGGATGAGATGGCATCGGTTTCCAGCCTGACCTCCATGGGCAGCTATATATCGATAGCTGCCAGCACAATGATAGCGGGGACTCTGATGTCGAGCGGCTCCTATGTGCTGCCGTACATCGCAGCATGCGGACTGTATACTGCCGCCGCGCTGCTGTACTTCAGGTTCTTCAAAAAGTATGAGGATAGCCATGCGGAGCCTGTCAAGGTCAACGTGGAAACCACGTCGGGCTCCTGA
- a CDS encoding MFS transporter: protein MRTFIISLYAGVYGVVFNLYILDLGFREDFLGLLLSVTLLASSLTSIPAGILCDRVGRRRSMVVSSFLSAATVFPIFLTDSPVLLLLFCGIGGVFNSVSAVCVAPFLIENNVGKNSVRVFSANSALSWTASVAGCAISGVLSGIWVHIPALANMGSHRLTLLAAAFLLIPGCILLLFMKDRSELKPVNKLTFRGFKLSPNVKKFTAISMLIGTGSGMIVPYFNVYFTKVLNAGVFEIGIVFAAADILMVMGFMAIPWLVKKIGKVRSSVITEMSSVPFLIMMAATNNFMIASTSYVARMFLMNVAGPATTSFQMEQLKAEERGLAVGVMSTGNSLALCVSTYAGGLLMAGGNYILPYWITCAAYILAACLMYHYFRNAEKAAPVMHDNLSQPSAAI, encoded by the coding sequence TTGAGGACTTTCATCATCAGCCTTTACGCCGGCGTGTATGGGGTCGTGTTCAACCTGTATATCCTTGACCTCGGGTTCCGGGAGGATTTTCTCGGGCTGCTGCTGTCCGTCACGCTTCTCGCATCCTCATTGACATCTATACCGGCAGGAATTTTATGCGATCGGGTCGGAAGGAGAAGATCAATGGTAGTATCCAGCTTCCTGTCTGCCGCAACGGTATTCCCCATATTCCTTACCGATTCCCCCGTATTACTGCTCCTGTTCTGCGGCATCGGAGGCGTTTTCAATTCCGTTAGCGCAGTATGTGTAGCGCCATTCCTTATTGAGAATAACGTCGGGAAAAACTCTGTCCGGGTATTCAGCGCTAACTCGGCACTGAGCTGGACCGCGTCAGTCGCAGGATGCGCGATAAGCGGTGTCCTGTCCGGAATATGGGTGCATATTCCTGCACTGGCGAACATGGGCAGCCATCGTCTCACTCTTCTCGCCGCGGCCTTTCTGCTCATACCGGGATGTATCCTGCTTCTCTTTATGAAAGACAGGAGCGAGCTTAAGCCCGTCAATAAACTCACATTTAGGGGATTCAAGCTATCGCCCAACGTAAAAAAGTTCACCGCGATAAGCATGCTCATAGGCACCGGTTCCGGCATGATCGTGCCATACTTCAATGTATACTTCACGAAAGTGCTGAACGCAGGCGTCTTTGAGATCGGCATCGTATTCGCCGCGGCGGACATCCTGATGGTCATGGGTTTCATGGCTATCCCATGGCTTGTGAAAAAGATAGGCAAGGTCAGGTCATCCGTAATAACGGAGATGTCGTCCGTGCCGTTTCTTATCATGATGGCAGCGACGAATAATTTCATGATAGCGTCCACTTCATATGTCGCGCGCATGTTCCTGATGAATGTCGCGGGGCCAGCCACGACAAGCTTTCAGATGGAACAGTTAAAGGCAGAGGAAAGGGGGCTTGCAGTGGGCGTAATGTCTACCGGCAACAGCCTGGCGCTATGTGTCAGCACCTACGCCGGAGGCCTGCTTATGGCCGGTGGCAATTATATATTGCCCTACTGGATCACGTGTGCGGCTTACATTCTTGCCGCGTGTCTCATGTATCATTATTTCAGGAACGCTGAAAAGGCCGCTCCCGTCATGCATGATAACCTTTCACAGCCCTCCGCGGCCATATGA
- a CDS encoding DUF1328 domain-containing protein, with protein sequence MDLIWLAVIFLILAFVAYVLGARGVAGFSVEIAKWLVIIFVILAIITILFGGRVFLAGMLV encoded by the coding sequence ATGGACCTTATATGGTTAGCGGTTATATTTCTAATACTGGCATTTGTGGCATATGTATTGGGTGCAAGAGGCGTGGCTGGCTTTAGTGTCGAGATCGCAAAGTGGCTGGTCATAATCTTTGTCATACTGGCAATAATAACCATATTATTCGGCGGCAGAGTATTTTTAGCCGGAATGCTGGTATAG